Genomic segment of Populus trichocarpa isolate Nisqually-1 chromosome 12, P.trichocarpa_v4.1, whole genome shotgun sequence:
CGTTGTGGTGAGATGCCATACTGTTGCAATGGAAAATCAGATAagttaaataaaacaacatgaCACAGCCTTCTGGCTAAAGGATTGGGATTCTAATTTCAGAATAACAGtggaattttaaagattaaagacAGCATTAACACAACAATCATGGTTCAATAGCAAGTAGAAAAACTTAGAATTGAGGGAAGCAAACAAGCATGGATCATCTCCCTAATCTAGTCGAAATTCTGGAAATgccaaatataaatatttcccaagaaaggaaacaaaaacaagaaactcTAGATCCCATATGAGCTCCCAACTACAGCATCTTTCTGTCTTTGACTTGAGTGATACTCATCAGCCAATGTATTTTAGTTAACTTTTGAGGGACTGTTTTTCAGTATAAGAGTATAAAAACATGCTTGGGTTATGAGGAAATCTAATTTACTTTCTCcttgatttgaattaaatgCATATCCAGACATACCTCGATCTCCAATCAAGAGGAAATAAGAAGGTAATGCTGGTTTATAAGACAGAACTCtgcaccaaaataaaattatataaaaagaaaaattcacatGCTCTTTTTTGAAGTTTAAAATGCCTTTTAGTAGAGAATCCtaaacaaagagagaaacaagTAAAAGGGTATCATGTGTCACTATATTTTACCATGCAATCGAATTCCAAAGGTACTACTAGTTTTTTGAACTCACGTGATGGTTTTGCATAACTAGGCAATCTGTACTCAATCTTTTAAGCAAATCTGGAGGAAATCTGCAAAGAAATGTCGATGTTAACAAGCATGCTTGGTATAGTTAAAAGTATCATTTTGCTGCTGTTGAAACACAACAGAACTTTtataaggaaaacaaaattcacaataAATGTCAAAGAAGTTAGGAAAACTGTATCAATGACGTGATAACCATATCAAAGCCAGGGAAACTTCTCCATGCTAGTAATTAAGTCGGACTAAAATCACAGGTAAGCATTTGGCATGTCGAACATGACATTGAGATAACAGCATACTACAAATTAAgaagtaaaacaaatattgatgaCCAAGGTGCTATTAATTGGGTTTTATGATTGTTTACTTGCATATAAGAGAATTAgaataactaaaaaattgacaaaaaaaatcaactctctCTTTTAGACCATCTAAGAACTTAAAGTTTTCTAGATTTAGCAAAGTAAGTGATTATTGGTTTCAAGACAGATTCAGGTACGCTGGTCATTGAGACAAATCCCTGCTTTGCAGGATCAGCACTAATTCATTGCTATTTACACTGTTTAATACATTAGGATCCTTTTCTGGCTCTATAAAGAAACTAAGAACCtcgtaaaaaaaacaaagtgtatCGTGTTTGATAAATACAAAGATTTGAGAATGCTTATACTATCTGGTACAAGAGGAATGCTTGAGCTTTTACCAAAGCTAACAAGATGGGACAAAATTACAGTGCATATACCTCCGAAATACAGTTCCTTTGATATTTATGTTATTCATAAATTGAAGAGTAGAAGCCTGATCTGCTCCATTAAATGTTTCCAGAATTTGATTGTCctattatcaagaaaaaacagTCATGCtcataattgaaaacaaagggAGTTCAAAAATTGTTGTTCTCAGGCATTTCTCAAGTGAAAGTATCTTAAGAGTTGTAAGCATTTCCGCTAATAGtgtattaatatttgaaataactACTTGGACATTTTGACATTGATGGATGATCAagcaaacaaaacagaaaaagccGCATGAAGTCAATTATAGTTGCAATGACGTTCACACTGCTGATATTTTTCTGTAATATTAGACGTGAGGGGCCAAAAAGAGTTTCTAGCAAACACTTCACAACTGCACTGTAAGGCTGTGTTAAGTTAATTATGCCTCTCACAGGGAAGCAGAATCGTTAGGAATAAAGTTTGAGACAAGAGTAGCTTGGTGACACGGAACAAAGACCGATTGATGTAAAAGGGGTAAAAGACTCGGAAAATAGAAAAGGGACAGAAAACCTTGAATCACCAAGCTAATTTCCTAGATATCAACAAAAGCTTCCTTGAATACACTGCAAAACACTGGAGGAAATCCACCTCTGTAAATTGAAACTGAAATTCTCAATTTAAGATCATAAtggctaaaaaaaatacacaatgtGTGCTTACATAGGCACACCAAAAGTCCTGAAGAGTCCTAATCACTATCGGctatatatgaaaagaaaaaaaaaaaacaaaacaccctACTGATACTAATAGTGataaaatcctaattaatacCAAATATCCTAATAAGGTAATTACTTGTTAATTCTTCTTCTTGCACTAAATCAGTCGGACATGATGGAAAATATGGGAATGATTGGAATGGAAATGTTAGATCATTACGGTCTATATATCCATACATTTTAGGTATTACTGGCTACAAATTACCTCACTAATGATCATTGTCAGGATTTCAAAGCCTAAGCAGATGGCATACACTGGGAAATGGAAGCCTGCATCATTCTTTGCTAAAATTTCCTGCAAGTTAAATACGATTGAATTGATAGCAGCTAGGAGGGTAAACCAACAGTACAATTTCCTatgttatcttttatttatttatttgtggtaAACTCCCAACACATTTCAAACGTGgagattcaaaacaaatttttattattttacaaaattaccaACCTTGAAAATTGCCTTCACGGTGTCAAAGTATAAACCAGTTTTAGCCCAACCTCCTGTAAAGAGCACTCCATTTACCAGATTGAGCTTCTGCAATGCAACAACATAGAGCAAGCTTGACCATTATTTATCACCTAATGGATGTAAAAAAGCCATGCTATCCCTTTTAATGATCATGCACAAAACTTTATATAATTCAgaattttgtatttgattttttaattttttttcatcaacaaaGTTTTTAACTCCAAATCATTAACTCAACTAAGCATACTTAATTtctgaattattaaaaaaaaaactatttcatttCTCTCAAttgcaatcaaataaaaaagctcAAGAATTTCTCATTccattttccaatttcatcttatCTGACGATCCATCTCCCTCTACTCGCTATAAAATCAATATCTGCACTTCTCCTTTAAAAATCTCGATACCTCAAAAAGAATCTCTCGTGGCTCGTTATAAATCAAGGAAATAACCCTGGCACCAGCCGATTCAACAAACTTAACGTACGACGCCGCAATATACGAAGCGTTCGTCTCGTTGTTCAACCTTCCAGAGGCACCGTCGCCTGGATGACTCAAAATTCCAATCACCGGCCGGTAATTCAACTTGATGTCCGGGGCTGAACACCTAGGCACGGAAGGCGAGTCATCATCGGCGAGTTGACTCGGGGGGAGAATCGAAGGAGAAGAAGTTGTAGCTGTTGCTGCTCGAGCTAGGGTTAGCTCTTTAGAGAGTGACATTAAGAAAGGGATCCAAAGGTAAGACCACATGTCTGGAGcagtagaggaggaggaggatgaggaGGTTGAGGTGAGGGAAACGGCGGTGTCGTTTTGGAGGTCAGAGGTTTTGGTGGTAGGGGTAGAAGGGGAATTAGAGAGGAAGTGTGAAGGCATTTTGGGAAATTAGGAAGTAAAATAAGTTAGGGTTTGTGAGAGGAGGCAGAGCAGAAGGCATGTGAGAGAGGGCATTTGacattgaaga
This window contains:
- the LOC7484350 gene encoding gamma-glutamyl hydrolase 2, with the protein product MPSHFLSNSPSTPTTKTSDLQNDTAVSLTSTSSSSSSSTAPDMWSYLWIPFLMSLSKELTLARAATATTSSPSILPPSQLADDDSPSVPRCSAPDIKLNYRPVIGILSHPGDGASGRLNNETNASYIAASYVKFVESAGARVISLIYNEPREILFEKLNLVNGVLFTGGWAKTGLYFDTVKAIFKEILAKNDAGFHFPVYAICLGFEILTMIISEDNQILETFNGADQASTLQFMNNINIKGTVFRRFPPDLLKRLSTDCLVMQNHHYGISPQRFQESEHLSSFLEILTTSTDEDNQVYVSTVQACGYPVTAFQWHPEKNAFEWGLSMIPHSEDAIQVTQHIANFFVSEARKSLNRPSSRKVLANLIYNYSPTYCGKAGKGYDEVYIFAEQKAPKYTSTNAPENASQTNQRTRSLFQIHLANTTVQPFHLPTQNHQCFVLLLGGILERCEAAW